The Candidatus Aminicenantes bacterium genomic sequence GCTGGACCTTGATGCCGTTGATGCACGTCTTGATCAGATCGAGGATCTCCGCCCGCTGCGATTCGGGTTCGATCTTGACGTCGCCGTCGTTGGCCGATTCCAGGCTGACATTTCCCGCCTGTCCGATGCGCAGCACCAATGTGATCGTGCCATTGACCCGGATGCCGGCAGCCAGGGGGGCGACGGAGATCAGCCCCAGTTCCCTGATGTACTGCTGGCACAAAGCAACGGGCAGGTCGATGATCCTCGCCGCTTCGGCCGGCTTGGATTTTGCCGAATCATCCAACTGGGACGCCGCCACGCTTGGCTTTTCATCGGCTGCGCTTTTCTTGCTCGCCGGCTTGGCCGGGGCTTGCTCCTGGGAAATCGGCTTCGCCCTGTTCTCGGGCACGGCTGCCATTTTCTGGACGCCGGGTTTCTTGTCGGCGCCGGCTTTGTCCGGTCCCGGCGGCTGCGCCGGCCCTTGTTGACGATCGGCCTGCTTTTTCTTTTCGGCCGCGGATTGGACACGGATCTGCTCGTCCAGCTCGTCCACCTCCTTCCCGACCTTGAGCGTGCGCGCCGCCGCCGCCTTTTGCCCGGCAGGTAAAAAATCACCCTTGGCCAATAGCTCCCGCGCCTCACGGAGCAGGGAAACATAACGCGCCTCGTTCATGACCGAGGCCTGATCCGGCACGGCCCGCGCCGCCGGCACCGGTCGTTTTGCCCCGCTGACCATAAAAAAGTAAAGCGCCGCCAGTGCCAGCGCCAGGACGGCAGCGACGGCGAAGGCCGGCCGGACATGCGGCCGCTTGGCAACCCGACCCCGGCGCCGGCCTTCAATGATCACTGTTTTCGCTTCCCTGCCCTCGATCGAGATCTTCTTGAGGTCGAGCTCCAGTTCGGCCATGGTTTGGAAACGCCGGCGCGGGTCTTTTTCGGTGCATTTGAGGATCAGGCGTTGCAGTTCCGGATGCAGGTCGGCCCGGGCCCGCGCCGGATCGGGCATCGGCTCGTTGATGTGCTTGAGGATGACCTGATACGGCGTGTCGCCCTTGAAGGGCACGATCCCCGAAACCATTTCATAGATCGTGATGCCCAGGGAATAGATGTCGGTGCGGACATCGACCGCTTCCCCCTTGGCCTGCTCCGGCGAGAAATAATACGGACTGCCCATGACCCTGCCGGTGGAGGTCATGTTGGTGCTGTCGAGTTTCTTGGCGAGACCGAAGTCGGTCAGGATGACCTTGCGGTCCCCGTTCTGGATCATGACGTTGTCCGGCTTGATGTCGCGGTGGATGATGCCCCGCTGGTGCAGGTGGTTGAGGATTCCCACCAGATCGGACGCGATGGCCAGGATCTCCGCCTGCGCCAGGGGCAAGTGACGCTGGATGTAATCATGCAATGTGACGCCATCGATGTACTTGAAGATGATATAGGCGACATGGTTGTGGAAGCCGAAGTCATAGACCGAGACGATATTGGGATGGTCCAGGCTGGCATACAAACGGGCCTCGCGCTTGAAACGCTCGACCATTTCCATGTCCATGGTCAGGTCGCGCGCCAGGATCTTGAGGGCGCAGGGCCGCTCGAGGACCTTGTCCTTGAGCAAGAACACGGTCGAAAAGCCCCCCTTGCCGATGAAGCGCAAAATCTGGTACTTTTCAACCAGTTTTTCCTTGATCGGATCCAGCTCGCTCCGGAACAAGCCGTCACTGTCGAGGGTATGGGCGGGCAACGGCGAAAATTCTTTGCCGCAGTTAAGACAAAACTGCGCGCCGTCTGCGTTGCCGACACCACAATTGGGACACTTGTTCACGTTAGTTCCCCCCACCCTGCCTCACGAGAGAAAACGGAACGGGCCACCCGATTCTCTCTATAACGAATTCTAAGAAGAATTGTTAAAAAAGTAAATACCCGGCGATGGATTTCTTCAGCGCGGCCCCGAATCCTGTTCGACGGACAAACGGGAGGCGATGATCCGCTGAACGGTCGCGGTCAGGGCTCCCTTGTCAACGGAGCTTAAAACCTCGGACCTGATGGCGGGATGGATATGCAGCCGCACCTTCCCCGGCGTGATGCGGCCGCGGTTGCCTTCGCGCAGCCGAAAGGAGCCGTCGATGGTCAGCGGCACGATGGCCGCACCCGAGCGGGTGGCCAGCTTGAAACTGCCGTCCTTGAAACGGTTCATCACTCCCGACTGGCTGCGCGTGCCTTCGGGAAAAACGATCAGCGAGCGGCCGGCCCGCAGGTCGGCGATGCCCCGGGCAATGGCCCGGGCCGATTGGCGCCGGTCCCTGCGGTCGATGAAAATGCAGCCCAGCAGTTTCATCCAGATGCCGACGATGGGGAGGCGGCCTACTTCCTTTTTGGCGACAAACCCTTTGGGTCCGGGGACATAGCCGATCAGCAGCGGGATGTCAGAAACTTGCATACCAGAAAATCGTGCGCAGCATGGGAAACCCATCATAGCCGAACCCGTTCCGCTTTTCAAGCCAGGCACTATATCCAATTTTCATTCATTCCGCTATAATAAAATTATGTTTGCAGTTCTGGAACTTATAGGGTTCATCAACATCGTTGGCGTAGTGCTATACCAGTTTATGTTAGTGCCATCATTGGCTACTGAAATAAAAAGTCGTTTTCAAGAACTTGGTCAGCCAATTAAATTGGGTTTCTTCTGGGATCGAGACTATTTATATTTTAAAGCAAAACGACTCAATCGCGATCTGCAAGATCCAATTATCAGCCGATTATTGAAAGAGCTAAAAGGCTTTATTATTTATTCGATCTTTTCATTTGTCTTTCTTGCGGTCACAGTAATATTAGATGGCATATTAAATAAGTAACCGATAATAATGGCGTCATCTTCATGGATCGCATGCAGTCATGGGCAGGGGTTCAATACAAGATCAATAAAGGTCATATTGAACCCCTACATTTTTATGCCCCTACAGCCATTGTCATAGGGGTGGCAATATGGTATACTTGAATATAAATTTAGGCAATTTGTTTCCTGAAAACGGGTAAGACAACCATTAATTTCCCTGATCAAGAACTACAAAACAGTCAATAACAGCAGCACGAAAATTGCTGTGTCCGCCGGTGACAAATTGCTGAAGGAGTCATAAAAATGGAACAAGCAATCCTGCAGAAGATCCGCAATATCGGCATCGTGGCCCATATCGATGCCGGCAAAACCACCACCACCGAGCGCATTCTTTTTTTTACCGGGCTCATTCACCGCACCGGCGAGGTGCATGACGGACAGGCGGTGATGGATTTCATGAAGCAGGAGCAGGAGCGGGGCATTACCATCTCCTCGGCCGCGATCACCACCCAATGGAAGGACCACCAGGTCAACATTATCGACACTCCCGGCCATATTGATTTCACTGTCGAAGTGGAACGCTCGCTGCGCGTCCTGGACGG encodes the following:
- a CDS encoding protein kinase, whose amino-acid sequence is MNKCPNCGVGNADGAQFCLNCGKEFSPLPAHTLDSDGLFRSELDPIKEKLVEKYQILRFIGKGGFSTVFLLKDKVLERPCALKILARDLTMDMEMVERFKREARLYASLDHPNIVSVYDFGFHNHVAYIIFKYIDGVTLHDYIQRHLPLAQAEILAIASDLVGILNHLHQRGIIHRDIKPDNVMIQNGDRKVILTDFGLAKKLDSTNMTSTGRVMGSPYYFSPEQAKGEAVDVRTDIYSLGITIYEMVSGIVPFKGDTPYQVILKHINEPMPDPARARADLHPELQRLILKCTEKDPRRRFQTMAELELDLKKISIEGREAKTVIIEGRRRGRVAKRPHVRPAFAVAAVLALALAALYFFMVSGAKRPVPAARAVPDQASVMNEARYVSLLREARELLAKGDFLPAGQKAAAARTLKVGKEVDELDEQIRVQSAAEKKKQADRQQGPAQPPGPDKAGADKKPGVQKMAAVPENRAKPISQEQAPAKPASKKSAADEKPSVAASQLDDSAKSKPAEAARIIDLPVALCQQYIRELGLISVAPLAAGIRVNGTITLVLRIGQAGNVSLESANDGDVKIEPESQRAEILDLIKTCINGIKVQPPVNKTGAAVRIENWRIAFRIGRDQQRLVLSRIN
- a CDS encoding lysophospholipid acyltransferase family protein, whose protein sequence is MQVSDIPLLIGYVPGPKGFVAKKEVGRLPIVGIWMKLLGCIFIDRRDRRQSARAIARGIADLRAGRSLIVFPEGTRSQSGVMNRFKDGSFKLATRSGAAIVPLTIDGSFRLREGNRGRITPGKVRLHIHPAIRSEVLSSVDKGALTATVQRIIASRLSVEQDSGPR